The Clostridium sp. AWRP genome has a window encoding:
- the gnd gene encoding phosphogluconate dehydrogenase (NAD(+)-dependent, decarboxylating): MDVGLIGLGKMGYNLALNMKEHGHDVTAYDCNERNVKEAEKDGLTGAYGVEELVSKLKGRKVVWLMVPAGKPVDTLIDDLLPLLNKHDIIIDGGNSHYKDTLRRYEKIKLKGIDFVDVGTSGGIEGARYGACTMIGAQDEVFEYIEPLIKDISVENGYLHTGENGSGHFVKMVHNGIEYGMLEAIGEGFEVLEKSQFNFDFKEIARVWNYGSVVRGWLMQLMEDAFKNDPKLSSIKGIIHSNGEGLWTVQEALDLKVSAPVITESLFTRFRSEEDDTFTGKVIAALRNEFGGHDVEKE, translated from the coding sequence ATGGATGTTGGATTGATTGGACTTGGAAAGATGGGGTATAATCTTGCATTAAATATGAAGGAGCATGGGCATGACGTTACTGCATATGATTGTAATGAACGAAATGTAAAAGAAGCTGAAAAGGATGGATTGACTGGTGCGTATGGTGTCGAAGAATTGGTTTCCAAACTTAAAGGAAGAAAAGTTGTTTGGCTTATGGTACCCGCAGGAAAACCAGTGGATACTTTAATAGATGATCTTTTGCCTCTCCTTAATAAACATGACATAATAATTGATGGAGGTAACTCTCATTACAAAGATACTTTGAGAAGATATGAAAAGATTAAGTTAAAAGGAATAGATTTTGTAGATGTTGGAACAAGTGGAGGTATTGAAGGTGCAAGGTATGGTGCATGTACAATGATAGGTGCACAAGATGAGGTTTTTGAGTATATTGAGCCGTTAATCAAAGATATAAGTGTAGAAAATGGCTATTTGCATACAGGTGAAAATGGATCGGGACATTTTGTAAAAATGGTTCATAATGGTATAGAATATGGAATGCTTGAAGCAATTGGAGAGGGATTTGAAGTTCTTGAAAAAAGTCAGTTCAACTTTGATTTTAAAGAGATAGCTCGAGTATGGAATTATGGATCTGTTGTTCGTGGTTGGCTTATGCAGTTGATGGAAGATGCATTTAAAAATGATCCGAAACTTAGTTCAATAAAAGGAATAATTCATTCTAATGGTGAGGGACTGTGGACAGTGCAGGAGGCATTGGATCTCAAGGTTTCTGCACCGGTTATAACTGAGTCCTTATTCACAAGATTTCGTTCAGAAGAAGATGATACATTTACAGGTAAAGTAATAGCTGCACTGAGAAATGAATTTGGTGGACATGATGTAGAAAAAGAATAG
- a CDS encoding gluconate:H+ symporter — protein sequence MPLLIVALGILLLLILMMKFKVNAIISLIVVSITVGIMEGMPLPTVATSIEKGVGSTLGSLALLLGFGAILGKLMTDCGGAQRIAMTLIDKFGKKRIQAAIVLTGFIVGLAMFYEVGFVLLIPLVFTVALEADLPVLYVGIPMAIALSVTHGFLPPHPGPTAIASVYKADLGKTLIYGIIVAIPTVIIAGPLFTKFIKCDKKVSDLPKGLFTAKIFKEEDMPGFGISVFTALTPVIFMALNAIVKLTSLKDTVFAKFTGFIGEPTIALLLSVLIAIYTFGLARGRKITDIMKTSEESVKTIAVIMFVIAGGGAFKQILIDSGVAGYIKVLMSGSTISPILMAWLIAVVIRLAVGSATVAGMTAAGMVLPIITATHASPELMVLATGAGSLFCSHLNDAGFWMVKEYFGLTVPETLKTWSVAETILSVCGLIGVLLLNMVVG from the coding sequence ATGCCTTTATTAATAGTTGCCTTAGGAATATTATTATTGCTAATTCTTATGATGAAATTTAAAGTAAATGCAATCATTTCATTGATAGTTGTTTCAATTACTGTTGGTATAATGGAAGGAATGCCTTTACCAACAGTAGCTACTTCAATTGAGAAGGGAGTTGGATCTACATTAGGTAGTCTTGCATTATTACTGGGATTTGGTGCTATACTTGGAAAACTCATGACTGATTGTGGTGGAGCACAAAGAATAGCAATGACACTTATAGATAAGTTTGGCAAGAAAAGAATACAAGCTGCTATTGTACTAACTGGTTTTATAGTTGGTCTTGCAATGTTTTATGAAGTTGGTTTTGTTTTGCTGATACCATTGGTATTTACTGTAGCATTAGAAGCTGATCTTCCTGTTCTTTATGTAGGAATTCCTATGGCCATAGCACTTTCTGTTACTCATGGATTTTTACCACCGCATCCTGGTCCAACAGCGATAGCCAGTGTTTACAAGGCAGATCTGGGTAAGACTCTTATATATGGTATTATTGTGGCAATACCAACAGTAATAATTGCCGGTCCTCTTTTTACTAAGTTTATAAAATGTGATAAAAAAGTAAGCGATTTGCCAAAAGGTTTGTTTACTGCAAAGATATTTAAAGAGGAGGACATGCCTGGTTTTGGAATAAGTGTATTTACAGCGTTAACTCCAGTAATTTTCATGGCATTGAATGCTATTGTAAAACTTACTTCACTTAAAGATACTGTTTTTGCTAAATTTACTGGTTTTATTGGAGAACCAACAATTGCACTTTTATTGTCAGTACTAATTGCAATATATACTTTTGGTTTAGCTAGGGGCAGGAAGATAACTGATATTATGAAAACTTCCGAGGAATCAGTAAAGACTATAGCTGTAATAATGTTTGTAATAGCAGGTGGTGGAGCATTTAAACAGATACTAATAGATAGTGGTGTAGCTGGTTATATAAAGGTTTTGATGAGTGGGAGTACTATTTCACCAATACTTATGGCATGGCTCATAGCTGTTGTAATAAGGCTTGCAGTAGGATCAGCTACGGTTGCTGGAATGACTGCAGCAGGAATGGTATTACCGATTATAACAGCAACACATGCAAGCCCTGAACTTATGGTTCTTGCAACTGGAGCAGGAAGCTTGTTTTGTTCACACTTGAATGATGCTGGATTCTGGATGGTTAAAGAATACTTTGGATTAACGGTTCCTGAGACTTTGAAAACGTGGTCAGTAGCAGAAACAATCCTTTCAGTTTGTGGTTTGATAGGTGTTTTACTATTAAACATGGTTGTTGGATAA
- a CDS encoding gluconokinase — MSENVYLGIDIGTSGIRSNVFDIKGNQIGFDYKEYPTICTERGMLELDPDVVFKSLIEVVKNSIDKCKLSFNDIRSIGMSSQMHSFLAVDRNGNNLTNVITWGDTRSIGEAKFIEKNYDCNKLYRKTGCRVQHPMYPLSNILWVKNKMPRVFKNTYKFVTIKEYIIFKLSGKFLIDVTDASAMGCLNINNFQWDEYILKNILQIDSDRFGEVKECTYVVPGIKSEYARQMGIKIDTPLVIGSGDGIMANIGCGGFDDTSMSCTIGTSGALRIAVNKPLFDEEQRTWCYCFTKDIWVAGGAINNGGIVLKYFRNQFRQQFEKEASEAKYDNIYHLFDYYASQIDPGSNGLTFLPFITGERAPGWNADATGSLVGLRFMHDKRHIIRASMEGVIYNMYSIYRMIEKIDGNVKQIIANGGYANSDIWLQIQADIFNKEIAVAGITEASVFGAAYTGMVAVGDIRSLKDPIPKMKPVKVIKPNSKNVEVYKDMYKTFLNYYTTILEKQLF, encoded by the coding sequence TTGAGTGAAAATGTTTATTTGGGAATCGATATTGGAACTAGTGGGATAAGATCAAATGTATTTGATATAAAAGGTAATCAAATAGGCTTTGATTATAAAGAATATCCGACTATTTGTACTGAACGAGGAATGTTAGAACTCGATCCTGATGTTGTATTTAAATCACTTATAGAAGTAGTTAAGAATTCTATTGATAAATGCAAATTATCATTTAATGATATAAGATCTATTGGTATGAGTTCTCAGATGCACAGCTTTCTTGCAGTAGATAGAAATGGAAATAATCTTACAAACGTTATTACATGGGGTGATACAAGATCTATAGGTGAAGCAAAATTTATAGAAAAAAATTATGATTGTAATAAATTGTACAGAAAAACCGGTTGCAGGGTACAACATCCAATGTATCCTCTGAGCAATATACTGTGGGTTAAAAATAAAATGCCGCGAGTTTTTAAAAATACTTATAAATTTGTCACTATCAAAGAATATATTATTTTTAAACTGAGTGGTAAATTTTTAATTGATGTTACGGATGCTTCAGCAATGGGTTGTCTGAATATAAATAATTTTCAGTGGGATGAATATATTTTAAAAAATATATTGCAAATAGATTCAGATAGATTTGGTGAAGTCAAGGAATGCACCTATGTAGTGCCAGGCATCAAAAGTGAATATGCACGACAAATGGGAATAAAAATTGATACGCCGTTAGTAATAGGATCAGGTGATGGAATAATGGCAAATATAGGATGCGGGGGCTTTGATGATACATCAATGTCATGTACAATTGGCACCAGCGGAGCTTTGAGGATTGCTGTAAATAAACCACTTTTTGATGAAGAACAGAGGACGTGGTGTTACTGTTTTACTAAAGATATATGGGTAGCCGGTGGAGCAATAAATAATGGAGGAATAGTTCTCAAGTATTTTAGAAACCAATTTAGACAGCAGTTTGAAAAAGAAGCTTCTGAAGCTAAATATGATAATATTTATCACCTTTTTGATTACTATGCTTCACAGATAGACCCTGGGAGCAATGGATTGACCTTTTTACCATTTATAACAGGAGAGAGAGCACCTGGTTGGAATGCAGATGCAACCGGGTCATTAGTTGGATTAAGGTTTATGCATGATAAAAGGCATATTATAAGGGCATCTATGGAAGGTGTTATTTATAATATGTATTCAATATACAGGATGATAGAAAAAATTGATGGTAATGTCAAGCAGATAATTGCAAATGGCGGATATGCAAATTCAGATATATGGCTGCAAATTCAGGCGGATATTTTTAATAAAGAAATAGCAGTTGCAGGAATAACAGAAGCTTCTGTTTTTGGAGCAGCGTATACCGGAATGGTTGCTGTGGGAGACATAAGAAGTTTAAAGGATCCCATACCTAAGATGAAACCTGTTAAAGTGATAAAACCAAATAGTAAAAATGTTGAAGTCTACAAGGATATGTATAAAACATTTTTAAATTACTATACAACTATTTTGGAAAAACAATTATTTTAA
- a CDS encoding phosphoglycerate dehydrogenase, with product MAKILITPRSFGKHSKEPFELLKQKGFELVVNPYGRILTQDEMIKEVADVDGIIIGVDPLNAEVLKHAKKLKIISKYGVGTDNIDLNYAKNNNITVTITKGANSDAVADYAFALMISVARKIVTIDRGCRKLDWSKVTSIGMYGKTLGLIGLGNIGKGVAKRAKGFDVKVLAYDVYKDMNFASRNNVQYVTIEKILKEADFISIHLPLTKETKYIIGEKELSIMKENAVIVNTARGGLIDENALYDALKNNKIWGAGIDVFEQEPPKNKELLDLNNIVVGSHCAASTFEAVDNMGIMAANNIIENIK from the coding sequence ATGGCAAAGATATTAATTACGCCAAGGTCGTTTGGCAAGCATAGTAAGGAGCCTTTTGAATTACTCAAACAAAAAGGATTTGAACTTGTTGTAAACCCATATGGAAGAATTTTGACTCAAGATGAAATGATTAAAGAAGTTGCAGATGTAGATGGGATTATTATAGGAGTAGATCCATTAAATGCTGAAGTTTTAAAACATGCAAAAAAATTGAAAATAATATCAAAATATGGTGTTGGAACCGATAATATTGATCTTAATTATGCAAAAAATAATAACATAACTGTTACTATAACAAAAGGAGCAAATTCAGATGCGGTTGCTGATTATGCATTTGCACTTATGATTTCAGTTGCAAGAAAAATTGTCACGATAGACAGAGGCTGCAGAAAACTTGATTGGAGTAAAGTTACAAGTATTGGCATGTATGGAAAAACACTTGGATTAATTGGACTTGGAAATATAGGTAAAGGAGTCGCAAAGAGAGCTAAGGGTTTTGACGTGAAAGTTTTAGCTTATGACGTGTACAAAGATATGAATTTTGCTTCTAGAAATAATGTACAGTACGTAACTATTGAAAAAATATTAAAGGAAGCTGATTTTATTAGTATTCATCTTCCACTGACTAAAGAAACCAAATATATAATTGGAGAAAAAGAGTTAAGCATAATGAAAGAAAATGCGGTAATAGTAAATACTGCGAGAGGTGGATTAATAGATGAAAATGCACTATATGATGCATTGAAAAATAATAAAATTTGGGGTGCAGGTATAGATGTTTTTGAACAGGAGCCACCTAAAAATAAAGAACTACTTGATTTGAACAATATAGTTGTAGGTTCACATTGTGCGGCATCAACGTTTGAGGCAGTTGACAATATGGGAATTATGGCAGCAAACAATATTATTGAAAATATAAAATAA
- a CDS encoding bifunctional 4-hydroxy-2-oxoglutarate aldolase/2-dehydro-3-deoxy-phosphogluconate aldolase, whose amino-acid sequence MNRVRAIMKLAQEGVVAVIRADSKEQGLKIVGAVKKGGIKMLEITMTVPGVIDIIKELAEHYKNEDVVIGAGTVLDAETARACILAGAKYIVSPSFNADVIKLCNRYRILVMPGAMTVKEAVEGLEAGAEIIKIFPGSVFGPQIIKAFKGPIPQGNFMPTGGVNLGNVKEWIKAGAIAVGTGGDLTKGAKTGDYELVTETAKKFVQAVKEAKEGK is encoded by the coding sequence ATGAATAGGGTTAGGGCAATAATGAAACTGGCGCAGGAAGGAGTTGTAGCAGTAATAAGAGCAGATTCGAAAGAACAAGGACTTAAAATAGTTGGTGCTGTAAAAAAAGGCGGCATCAAGATGCTTGAAATTACAATGACTGTGCCGGGTGTAATAGACATAATAAAAGAACTTGCCGAGCATTATAAAAATGAAGATGTAGTGATAGGTGCTGGAACCGTACTTGATGCAGAAACTGCAAGGGCTTGCATACTTGCAGGAGCAAAGTATATAGTGAGTCCAAGCTTTAATGCAGATGTCATTAAGTTATGCAACAGATATCGTATTTTAGTAATGCCTGGTGCCATGACTGTAAAAGAGGCAGTTGAAGGCCTGGAAGCAGGGGCAGAAATAATAAAGATTTTCCCGGGAAGTGTTTTCGGTCCTCAAATAATTAAAGCTTTTAAAGGACCTATTCCACAGGGTAATTTCATGCCTACAGGTGGAGTGAATTTGGGTAATGTAAAAGAATGGATCAAAGCAGGTGCCATAGCTGTAGGGACAGGTGGAGATTTGACCAAGGGTGCCAAGACAGGTGATTATGAATTGGTAACTGAAACTGCAAAAAAATTTGTACAGGCAGTGAAAGAAGCAAAGGAAGGTAAATAG
- a CDS encoding DctP family TRAP transporter solute-binding subunit, whose translation MQKNYLKVFLAVSVVLLIVLLIRMIIFNSNLCNIIIAFLVLVLYLISFITLNRAAKSLKTVCKQVSNIKGGDLTVTIESRSNDELSMIGNSINIMLENLRNLLSLINDEAEEMSKKSVEFASVSDETNRGIKVISATISEIAAGSQETGGMAVEAANKNSQVFELAENTAEESKKVLESTRNVLQSAKEGQMLIEESVLVINDISNVTDNNTKLGNELKDKSTEVNGIVDLINSISDQTNLLALNAAIEAARAGEHGKGFAVVAEEVRQLSNQSQQAAKRISKIIEGMLLDTSQVVKAFEIMSKSTVSGVDTINKAKCNFESIVNSIEKSREKLQQVVTHANNQSKATNDLMSTVHNVAAIAEESSASTQTVSENSEQISKSVASIAGNAKKLSNMAGNLEQALFKFKFSNVRTLRVGFEMTNNSICYAGMERFGQALEKRTNGRYKLKIYHSAQLGTGMDMIEMLGKGTLEMTYPSFSTLACFDKRFMIFDFPFIFKNEYIADKVLNGTFGRKLLDMLEEYGFYGLAFAENGFRDTTNSVRPITKLEDIKGLRIRTMENDLHIDTWKYLGAEPVPLPYAKLYNAMRKKEIDGQENPVTAIYGDRFDEVQKYLTLTHHVYSPFVLMYSKKLWDTVPEDDRKIIIECAKEGALYTTEVNRKRVDRCLSELKSRGMKVDSISPDEMLKIKDAVKPVVDKYKNEIGKELVKELFDQIKKVEGI comes from the coding sequence ATGCAAAAAAATTACTTAAAAGTTTTTTTGGCAGTATCAGTTGTATTACTAATTGTATTGTTGATTCGCATGATTATATTTAATTCTAATTTGTGTAATATAATTATTGCATTTTTGGTTTTGGTTTTGTACCTTATCAGCTTCATTACATTGAATCGTGCTGCTAAATCTCTAAAAACTGTCTGTAAACAAGTTTCAAATATAAAAGGAGGAGATTTGACGGTTACGATTGAGTCCAGGTCAAACGATGAGCTTAGTATGATAGGAAATTCAATTAATATTATGCTTGAAAATTTACGTAACCTGTTGAGTTTGATCAACGATGAGGCAGAAGAAATGTCTAAAAAAAGTGTGGAATTTGCCTCAGTGTCTGATGAAACAAACCGTGGTATAAAAGTAATTTCAGCAACAATATCTGAAATTGCTGCAGGGTCTCAAGAAACTGGTGGCATGGCAGTTGAAGCTGCAAATAAGAATAGTCAAGTTTTTGAATTGGCCGAGAATACTGCAGAAGAGTCAAAAAAAGTACTTGAAAGTACGCGAAATGTTCTTCAATCGGCAAAAGAAGGACAAATGTTAATTGAGGAATCGGTATTGGTAATAAATGATATATCTAATGTTACTGACAATAATACGAAACTTGGTAATGAATTAAAAGATAAATCAACTGAGGTAAATGGAATTGTTGATCTAATAAATAGCATTTCAGATCAAACTAATTTGTTGGCGTTAAATGCTGCGATTGAAGCAGCAAGAGCGGGTGAACACGGCAAGGGATTTGCAGTTGTAGCTGAGGAAGTTCGCCAATTATCCAATCAGTCACAGCAGGCAGCAAAAAGAATAAGTAAAATAATAGAAGGTATGCTTTTAGATACGTCACAAGTAGTTAAGGCATTTGAAATTATGAGTAAAAGTACTGTCTCGGGTGTAGATACTATAAATAAAGCAAAGTGTAATTTTGAAAGTATTGTAAACAGCATTGAAAAATCAAGGGAAAAGCTACAGCAAGTGGTTACTCATGCAAATAATCAATCAAAAGCTACCAACGATTTGATGTCTACAGTGCATAATGTAGCTGCTATTGCTGAAGAATCTTCAGCTTCCACGCAAACTGTATCTGAAAATAGTGAACAAATTTCTAAATCAGTCGCTTCAATAGCTGGAAATGCAAAGAAGCTTTCAAATATGGCTGGCAATTTGGAGCAGGCACTTTTCAAATTTAAGTTTTCAAATGTGAGAACTCTCAGAGTCGGCTTTGAAATGACGAATAATTCTATATGTTATGCCGGTATGGAGAGATTTGGACAGGCATTGGAAAAACGTACCAATGGCCGGTATAAACTTAAGATTTACCATAGTGCACAACTTGGAACAGGTATGGATATGATAGAGATGCTGGGTAAAGGTACTCTTGAAATGACATATCCGTCGTTTTCAACATTGGCTTGCTTTGACAAGAGATTTATGATATTTGATTTTCCTTTTATATTCAAAAATGAGTATATAGCAGACAAAGTACTTAATGGTACTTTTGGAAGAAAGCTATTGGATATGCTTGAGGAATATGGATTTTATGGACTTGCATTTGCTGAAAATGGTTTTAGGGATACTACCAATTCTGTACGTCCCATAACAAAATTAGAAGATATTAAAGGTTTAAGAATCAGGACAATGGAAAATGATTTGCATATTGATACTTGGAAGTATTTAGGCGCAGAACCTGTACCACTTCCCTATGCAAAATTATATAATGCAATGCGTAAAAAGGAAATAGATGGCCAAGAGAATCCTGTTACGGCAATTTACGGTGATAGATTTGATGAGGTTCAAAAATACTTGACATTGACCCACCATGTATATTCACCATTCGTACTTATGTATTCAAAAAAATTGTGGGATACGGTTCCGGAAGACGATAGAAAAATCATTATAGAATGTGCCAAAGAAGGAGCACTTTATACTACAGAGGTTAATAGAAAGAGAGTTGACAGATGTTTATCGGAATTAAAATCCAGAGGAATGAAAGTTGATTCTATAAGTCCGGATGAAATGCTTAAAATTAAGGATGCTGTCAAACCTGTTGTTGATAAATACAAAAATGAAATCGGTAAAGAATTAGTAAAAGAGCTATTTGATCAAATTAAAAAAGTTGAAGGAATATAG
- a CDS encoding flavodoxin domain-containing protein — MKKAIILYCSFTGNTKKVAKAIEVGLTEGGMQTSIMKFQDAEQIDYFDYDLVCVGSPSYNWSVPQPVNEFLKKKFTYYKSIGKVKPSSPRVGKNTLVFCTYSGPHTGIDEAIPTGLYMGQFFDHIGFDVLDKWYILSEFITSLENSTLGRMGDIRGLPTEEKLKEIQENARKLAQRLAG, encoded by the coding sequence ATGAAAAAAGCTATCATATTATATTGTTCTTTTACCGGAAATACCAAGAAGGTAGCTAAAGCTATTGAAGTCGGGTTGACCGAAGGAGGAATGCAGACATCAATCATGAAATTTCAGGATGCTGAGCAAATAGATTATTTTGATTATGATCTTGTTTGCGTCGGTTCACCATCCTATAACTGGAGCGTTCCCCAGCCCGTTAACGAATTCCTAAAGAAAAAATTCACGTATTACAAAAGTATCGGAAAGGTTAAACCAAGCAGTCCCCGTGTTGGAAAAAACACACTCGTCTTCTGTACATATTCGGGACCTCATACCGGGATAGATGAAGCAATACCGACTGGACTTTATATGGGTCAGTTTTTTGACCATATTGGTTTTGACGTTTTGGACAAATGGTATATCCTCAGTGAGTTTATCACTTCTCTTGAGAACAGTACACTGGGACGCATGGGAGATATAAGAGGACTGCCGACGGAAGAAAAACTGAAAGAAATTCAGGAAAATGCGAGGAAATTAGCTCAGAGGCTTGCCGGATAA
- a CDS encoding flavodoxin family protein — protein sequence MRKILILLGSPRKNGNTAALAEAFSNGTKESGHEVTTYWLGDATINPCKACDYCQRNNGKCIQKDSMTELYKLLQNHDTIVIASPVYYLGFPGSIKNVIDRTYAESVRGRKIKYSILLTAACKEDSWVTNILTDYYKELTKYIGVENLGIVSGRGVEKPAEVKDTKWIEEAFQLGKRI from the coding sequence ATGAGAAAGATATTGATATTGTTAGGAAGCCCGCGTAAAAACGGAAATACTGCAGCATTGGCAGAAGCTTTTTCAAATGGAACAAAAGAGAGCGGTCATGAAGTAACAACTTATTGGTTAGGTGATGCTACAATAAATCCATGTAAGGCATGTGATTACTGCCAAAGGAACAATGGAAAATGTATTCAAAAAGACAGCATGACAGAACTATATAAACTTTTACAGAACCACGATACAATAGTAATTGCATCTCCGGTTTATTATTTAGGATTTCCGGGGAGCATAAAAAATGTAATAGACAGAACCTATGCAGAAAGTGTACGAGGCAGAAAAATTAAGTACTCCATTTTACTTACAGCAGCCTGTAAGGAGGATAGCTGGGTTACAAATATTTTAACTGATTATTATAAGGAACTGACTAAATATATTGGAGTAGAAAATTTGGGAATAGTAAGTGGGCGTGGAGTAGAAAAACCAGCTGAAGTAAAAGATACTAAGTGGATTGAAGAAGCTTTTCAATTAGGAAAGAGGATTTAA
- a CDS encoding LysR family transcriptional regulator produces MEFKNLISFKIIAELKSFSKAALVLGYAQSTITFHIKQLETELGVSLFDRIGNNIRLTNSGHILLEYTHRILSLSDEAKHAIVQNSSPSGMLRIAGISSLCANMLPRLIKQYNEAFPSVTISATTASKLQVLEMVNDGSADIGLYMDFEIPPKDTYTAVHIENPIYFICSAKNVLCSKNLLSVKELEGIPFIATEPQCSYRGLLTKLFTKNNIMPSIIFESENTEVIKRFVQSDLGISFLPEIAVREELAAHKLYKLNIINSIPTTYINVIHKNNQWITPAIREFFNLFN; encoded by the coding sequence ATGGAATTTAAAAATTTAATTAGTTTTAAGATAATTGCAGAGTTAAAAAGTTTTAGCAAAGCAGCTCTTGTCCTTGGATATGCGCAATCCACTATTACCTTTCACATAAAACAGTTAGAAACAGAATTAGGTGTTTCTCTTTTTGACAGGATTGGCAATAATATTCGGCTTACTAATTCCGGTCATATTTTATTAGAATATACACACAGAATATTGTCTTTGTCTGATGAGGCAAAGCATGCAATCGTTCAAAATTCTTCTCCTTCTGGAATGCTCCGAATTGCTGGAATCAGTTCTCTCTGTGCCAATATGCTACCTCGATTGATAAAACAATATAATGAAGCATTTCCTAGTGTCACTATTTCAGCAACAACAGCATCCAAATTACAAGTACTTGAAATGGTGAATGACGGATCAGCTGATATTGGGCTTTATATGGATTTTGAAATTCCGCCAAAAGATACTTATACAGCAGTCCATATAGAAAATCCAATTTACTTTATCTGTTCTGCTAAAAATGTGTTATGTAGCAAAAACCTTCTTTCTGTAAAAGAATTAGAAGGAATTCCGTTTATTGCCACCGAACCCCAATGCAGCTACCGTGGATTATTAACGAAATTATTTACTAAAAATAATATTATGCCTTCTATCATATTTGAATCTGAAAATACAGAGGTCATAAAACGCTTTGTTCAATCAGATTTAGGAATTTCCTTTTTACCTGAAATAGCTGTTAGGGAAGAACTGGCTGCTCACAAACTATATAAGTTAAATATTATAAATAGTATTCCAACCACATATATAAACGTAATTCATAAAAATAACCAATGGATTACCCCTGCAATACGAGAGTTTTTTAACTTATTTAATTAA
- a CDS encoding DegV family protein: METYVKYIILGEILVAVPIIMTDASCDLPGNFMEKNNIPFLGLMCHFKNKDYEDDFGKSLSYEEFYKGLENGEMPYTSQINEYRFTEKFKELLKQKRPIIYIGMSSGISGTFNSSKLAKDAILSEFEDADITLIDSKGSSIGLGILVYYACKMAQQGLSKDDIVNWVNNNRLKMNHWFVVEDLKHLKRGGRISSSKAVIGTLLDVKPIIYIENQGKLKNITNVRGRKKAIKYLVERFREIAVDTENQVIGISHGNCMEDAMLLKNIIEREFPNNKFIINILGMGMAAHCGSGMLSLCFLGNKR; this comes from the coding sequence ATGGAAACATATGTAAAATACATTATATTGGGGGAGATATTGGTGGCAGTACCTATAATTATGACGGATGCATCCTGTGATTTGCCAGGAAACTTTATGGAAAAAAATAATATACCATTTTTGGGGTTGATGTGTCACTTTAAAAACAAAGATTATGAGGATGATTTTGGTAAATCCTTAAGCTATGAGGAATTTTATAAAGGTCTTGAAAATGGAGAAATGCCATATACATCACAGATAAATGAATACAGGTTTACTGAAAAATTTAAAGAATTGCTGAAACAGAAGAGACCTATCATATACATAGGAATGTCATCTGGAATAAGTGGAACTTTTAACAGCTCAAAGCTAGCAAAGGATGCAATTTTAAGCGAATTTGAAGATGCAGATATAACCTTGATAGACAGCAAAGGTTCTTCTATTGGGCTTGGAATTTTAGTATACTACGCCTGTAAAATGGCACAGCAAGGTTTAAGTAAAGATGATATTGTAAATTGGGTGAACAATAATAGGCTAAAGATGAATCATTGGTTTGTAGTAGAGGATTTAAAGCATTTAAAGAGAGGCGGTAGAATATCTTCATCTAAAGCTGTTATAGGTACTCTTTTGGATGTAAAACCTATTATATACATTGAAAATCAAGGAAAACTTAAAAATATAACTAATGTTAGGGGAAGAAAAAAAGCTATAAAATATCTGGTAGAAAGATTTAGAGAAATAGCTGTAGACACTGAAAACCAGGTTATAGGCATATCTCATGGAAATTGTATGGAAGATGCAATGCTTTTAAAAAATATAATAGAGAGAGAGTTTCCAAACAATAAATTTATCATAAACATATTGGGTATGGGTATGGCTGCTCACTGCGGTAGTGGAATGCTTTCACTTTGTTTTTTGGGGAATAAAAGATGA